A window from uncultured Desulfobacter sp. encodes these proteins:
- a CDS encoding DUF6178 family protein: protein MNPQEDYKLVNIQQKDLKLRTLRQEILVSESEKALELILDAPSPATLIQSFPDQDLYYLMHKIGPYDFIPILSIARSTQWEYILDVEVWDEDRLDTRLMTLSFDLLFQADPERFLRWIMKEKPDYFEFYLFKNMDIIIREHDEVPPEDFDDYITLDDKFYFRFPDKPRMAEEDRPAHQNDQNAWELIEKMVRTVAGMDLSVFHGLLLETSAILTAETEEEQFRLKTLRLAEKGFLPAHEAIGIYQPTQLPFLRKRPQKALPDKDALNSDIPLPPQFFSRFLEGDDLFVRTLELFEPPFLLTLEFELAALINKIISADRIKLRDKEDLEKAILKACAYLNIGLEVMLERDPSPERARRIIQEYFLEDIFRTGSRACITLKTKADNWFKHSLINTKNLPLSFLGEMFLGVIGGLFIERPLYYDNYVTGKLYRNFKSISDIARTEKNLNQIIALDQVLGTLDVNLKSFKKGILTYKTLILTLWARSRLNLSSTLEPIHIKVFKSFFAALFPKSKAEDSSGIQLGDLVLWISETSGKDEVQLGDFFEILTDLINELNEEYAAVDPENIDPRFIPHFLLTNK, encoded by the coding sequence ATGAACCCGCAAGAGGATTATAAACTTGTCAATATACAGCAAAAAGACCTTAAGCTTCGGACGCTTCGTCAGGAAATCCTTGTCAGTGAATCTGAAAAAGCGTTGGAACTGATTCTTGATGCACCATCACCGGCCACACTGATACAGTCTTTTCCGGATCAAGATCTTTATTATCTGATGCACAAAATAGGCCCCTATGATTTCATTCCAATTCTGTCCATAGCCAGATCAACACAATGGGAATATATCCTGGATGTGGAAGTTTGGGATGAGGACAGGCTGGATACCAGACTCATGACCCTGTCCTTTGACCTGCTGTTCCAGGCAGATCCTGAAAGATTTTTGCGATGGATAATGAAAGAGAAACCGGATTATTTTGAATTTTATCTGTTCAAAAACATGGATATTATCATCCGGGAGCATGACGAGGTACCTCCGGAGGATTTTGACGATTATATCACGCTTGATGATAAGTTCTATTTCAGGTTTCCGGATAAACCCAGAATGGCCGAAGAGGACAGGCCTGCGCACCAAAACGATCAGAATGCCTGGGAACTGATAGAAAAAATGGTCAGAACTGTTGCCGGAATGGACCTGTCTGTTTTTCATGGACTGCTGCTTGAAACCAGTGCCATACTGACGGCTGAAACCGAGGAGGAACAATTCCGTCTTAAAACCCTCAGACTTGCTGAAAAAGGGTTTTTGCCCGCCCATGAGGCGATCGGTATCTATCAACCGACCCAACTTCCTTTTCTTCGTAAGCGACCGCAAAAAGCCTTACCTGATAAGGATGCATTAAACTCCGACATCCCATTGCCGCCCCAGTTTTTTTCCCGGTTTCTTGAAGGGGACGATCTGTTTGTCAGAACTCTGGAATTGTTTGAACCGCCATTTTTACTTACGCTTGAATTCGAACTTGCCGCATTGATCAATAAAATAATTTCCGCTGACAGAATCAAACTCAGGGATAAGGAAGATCTTGAAAAAGCGATTTTAAAGGCGTGTGCCTATTTGAATATCGGTCTTGAAGTCATGCTTGAAAGAGACCCGTCACCCGAAAGAGCCAGGAGAATAATTCAGGAATATTTTCTTGAAGATATTTTCAGAACCGGGTCAAGGGCCTGCATTACACTAAAGACCAAGGCCGATAACTGGTTCAAACACAGTTTGATCAACACAAAAAATCTGCCATTGAGTTTTCTGGGGGAAATGTTTTTGGGGGTTATTGGCGGTCTTTTCATCGAAAGACCGCTTTATTACGATAATTATGTCACAGGAAAATTATACCGAAACTTCAAATCTATTTCAGATATTGCCCGAACCGAGAAGAACTTGAACCAGATCATTGCGCTTGATCAGGTTCTGGGTACCCTTGATGTGAACCTCAAATCGTTTAAAAAAGGGATCTTAACTTATAAAACACTTATTTTGACCCTGTGGGCAAGAAGCCGGTTAAACCTTTCATCAACACTTGAACCGATTCATATAAAGGTCTTTAAATCATTTTTTGCGGCGTTGTTTCCAAAATCAAAGGCTGAGGATTCCAGCGGGATTCAATTGGGAGACCTGGTTCTATGGATATCAGAAACAAGCGGTAAGGATGAAGTGCAACTGGGAGATTTTTTTGAGATCCTGACCGATTTGATAAACGAACTGAATGAGGAATACGCCGCAGTCGATCCTGAAAATATTGACCCCAGATTTATTCCCCATTTTTTATTAACGAACAAATAA
- a CDS encoding chemotaxis protein CheB: MVKKEKSEANQTAHPVIEKKFPIVGMGASAGGLEAFEAFFSAMPKDSGMAFVLISHLDPTHTSLMPELIQKRTQMTVLLIEDGVQIQPNTVYVIPPNKDVAILNGVLHLMDLHRPRGFNLPIDNFFKSLALDQGANAVCIILSGTGSDGSLGLKQIKGELGMVMVQDEASAKYDGMPRSALATGLADYVLPVEKMPEALMKYARHAIIEPGNKVGTDERKFQKALQKIYILLRSRTNQDFSLYKKNTIIRRIERRMNVHQINDINDYVTYLAKSEREVHILFKDLLIGVTCFFRDPEAFDVLQEKVLPNLLVNKPEDAGVRIWVPGCSTGEEAYSLSIVLQECMEKMNRHFTIQIFATDLDEDAINAARSGLYPISIVSDVNPKRIKRFFTREDSFFRVKKAIREMLVFAPQNLIKDPPFTKLDMLSCRNLLIYLGPELQKKLLPMFYYSLKPHGILFLGSAESVGQEANLFEYSDKKWKIFRRQPHQENARPALNFPISAPKEMDNSLAIKTPDAVKRAEEIDAFMLVEIILQQSDTPPCVVIDEKSDIVYVHGRTGKYLEPAAGRMSNNILEMARPGLKIALASAIRKAATLRHEVIQNGIDIENNGGFITINLKVKPILEYGAIRGMLMVVFHDVVKTKKTKASRVSQKTQTVIHLEQELQHTRENLQTTIEELETSNEELKSTNEELQSTNEELQSTNEELETSKEELQSLNEESATVNAELQSRIDELSNANDDMKNLLNSTQIGTIFLNMDLDIRRFTDMATRLIPLAVTDIGRPISHFSSELKDFQLADHARQVLKDLLTQEFEVESLDGQFFRTRIMPYRTMQNVIDGVVVTFEDITEFKKFRSTAQRLSVMMNSSEAVIIQDKDGTITFWNTGAEKLYGFTEAEALTMNFCHLVPEDQEESFRSFMKTVISGERSSVFKTRRLSKNKTPVTVGITAAALRDEKSGINSMITIERDIKE, translated from the coding sequence ATGGTAAAAAAAGAAAAATCTGAAGCGAATCAAACCGCTCATCCGGTCATTGAAAAAAAATTTCCTATCGTTGGTATGGGCGCTTCTGCCGGCGGACTGGAAGCCTTTGAAGCCTTTTTCAGTGCCATGCCAAAGGACAGCGGCATGGCCTTTGTCCTGATCTCTCACCTGGACCCAACCCATACCAGCCTTATGCCGGAACTGATACAGAAAAGAACCCAGATGACAGTACTGCTGATCGAAGACGGCGTGCAGATTCAACCCAATACCGTATATGTCATCCCACCCAACAAGGATGTGGCGATATTAAACGGCGTTCTGCATCTCATGGATCTGCACCGCCCCAGGGGCTTTAATCTGCCCATTGATAATTTCTTTAAAAGCCTGGCTCTGGATCAGGGGGCCAATGCCGTCTGTATTATCCTGTCCGGCACCGGCAGTGACGGCAGCCTTGGATTAAAACAGATCAAGGGCGAACTTGGGATGGTTATGGTTCAGGATGAGGCCTCTGCCAAATATGACGGTATGCCCAGAAGTGCGCTTGCTACAGGACTTGCCGACTACGTTCTGCCCGTGGAAAAGATGCCGGAAGCACTGATGAAATATGCCCGGCACGCCATTATTGAACCCGGAAACAAGGTCGGTACGGATGAAAGAAAATTTCAAAAAGCCCTGCAGAAAATCTATATCCTCCTGCGGTCCCGGACCAATCAGGATTTTTCCCTTTATAAGAAAAATACCATTATCCGGCGGATTGAACGACGGATGAATGTCCACCAGATCAATGATATCAATGACTATGTCACCTATCTTGCAAAAAGCGAGCGAGAAGTCCATATCCTGTTCAAGGATCTTCTCATCGGTGTGACCTGTTTTTTCAGAGATCCCGAGGCCTTTGATGTTCTTCAGGAGAAGGTTTTACCCAACCTGCTTGTCAACAAACCCGAAGACGCCGGTGTCAGAATCTGGGTGCCGGGGTGCAGCACTGGTGAGGAAGCCTATTCCCTATCTATTGTGCTGCAGGAATGCATGGAGAAAATGAACCGGCATTTTACGATCCAGATCTTTGCCACTGATCTGGATGAAGATGCCATCAATGCCGCGAGATCCGGACTCTATCCCATCAGTATCGTGTCTGATGTCAATCCGAAAAGAATAAAACGCTTTTTCACCAGAGAGGACAGTTTCTTCAGGGTTAAAAAGGCCATCCGGGAAATGCTGGTCTTTGCACCACAAAACCTGATCAAGGACCCGCCCTTCACGAAGCTGGATATGCTCAGTTGCCGGAATCTTTTGATTTACCTCGGGCCCGAGTTGCAGAAAAAACTGCTCCCCATGTTTTATTACAGCCTGAAGCCTCATGGGATCCTGTTTTTGGGCTCGGCTGAGTCAGTCGGCCAGGAAGCCAATCTGTTTGAATATTCCGACAAGAAATGGAAAATATTCAGACGTCAGCCTCATCAGGAAAATGCCCGCCCGGCGTTGAACTTTCCCATTTCAGCTCCAAAGGAGATGGATAATTCCCTGGCGATAAAGACTCCGGACGCCGTCAAAAGGGCCGAAGAAATCGACGCCTTCATGCTGGTGGAAATTATCCTGCAGCAGAGTGATACCCCGCCCTGTGTGGTCATTGATGAAAAATCGGATATCGTTTATGTTCATGGCCGCACGGGTAAATATCTGGAGCCTGCTGCCGGCAGGATGTCCAATAATATCCTGGAAATGGCAAGACCCGGACTCAAGATTGCATTGGCGTCGGCCATCAGAAAGGCTGCCACACTCAGACATGAGGTGATTCAGAATGGAATTGATATCGAAAACAATGGCGGATTTATCACGATCAATCTGAAGGTAAAACCGATCCTCGAATATGGGGCTATCCGCGGCATGCTCATGGTTGTCTTCCATGATGTCGTCAAAACAAAAAAAACCAAAGCGTCCAGAGTTTCTCAAAAGACTCAGACGGTAATCCATCTTGAACAGGAGCTGCAGCATACCCGGGAAAATCTCCAGACCACCATTGAAGAACTGGAAACCTCCAATGAGGAACTCAAGTCCACCAATGAAGAACTTCAATCCACAAACGAAGAGCTGCAGTCCACCAACGAGGAACTGGAAACCTCAAAAGAAGAGCTTCAGTCCTTAAATGAGGAATCCGCCACGGTGAATGCCGAACTGCAGAGCCGGATCGATGAATTGTCCAACGCCAATGACGACATGAAGAACCTGCTGAATTCCACCCAGATCGGAACGATATTTTTAAATATGGATCTGGATATCCGGCGTTTCACCGACATGGCCACCCGGTTGATTCCCCTGGCAGTTACGGATATTGGCCGTCCCATCAGTCATTTCTCCTCGGAGCTGAAAGATTTTCAGCTGGCGGATCATGCCCGGCAGGTTCTCAAAGATCTGCTTACCCAGGAATTTGAGGTGGAAAGCCTGGACGGCCAGTTTTTCAGGACCCGGATCATGCCCTACCGTACCATGCAGAATGTCATTGACGGGGTGGTTGTGACCTTTGAAGATATTACGGAGTTCAAGAAATTCCGCTCGACTGCCCAGCGGTTGTCCGTGATGATGAATTCATCGGAAGCCGTCATCATCCAGGATAAAGACGGTACCATTACCTTCTGGAATACAGGGGCTGAAAAATTGTATGGATTCACCGAGGCAGAAGCGCTGACCATGAATTTCTGTCATCTGGTACCGGAAGATCAGGAAGAATCCTTCCGTTCCTTCATGAAGACTGTAATCTCAGGTGAACGTTCTTCTGTCTTTAAAACCCGGCGACTTTCCAAAAACAAGACACCCGTAACCGTAGGGATTACCGCAGCAGCTCTCAGGGATGAAAAAAGCGGTATCAACAGCATGATCACGATTGAAAGGGATATCAAAGAATGA
- a CDS encoding PAS domain S-box protein has translation MKENKKVQGKFNQLRRQAEELIRGKAFTSPVVDEDPIKLIHELQTYQIELELQNEELKRSQQDLMETQVKYTRLYDFSPVGYLSLSLKGVVLNANLTVAEMLSTERSLLLERPLSDHIVFEDQDIFYRHLNELAGSRKRHLCELHMKNTEGSIFDVQLESTLIKDEEKGSIQVRTVATDICERRQAEEKLRQFKSIVYSSFDLMALIDTQFRYLAVNETYLNFHDKTRGEVIGHSISDIFNEAFFIETIKPNAEKCMNGHNVRYSEWFESPAMGRRYLDVEYSPYTGKDKKIKGFVVNARDSTDLKQGRSLLERNKLQLETVLNNIGLSIYITDIDSNEILFMNKYLKQHYPKDLTGEICWKSFHENQNGPCDYCKKEKLTDSVGKPLAPFISEVYNKEQNTWQEKNDSAIPWTDGTIVHLCIATDITERKRFEEKQKQIEKNLEKKVKVRTAELEDMNAALKVLLQKRQDDKGEMEDRIFTNNRLLISPLLDNLKKSLSREHDREMIDILEAELKNLISPFSKKLSDQMINLTPTEIHVANLIKAGKINKEIASLLNSSVHTIARHRENIRKKTGLKNKKTNLRTFLMTLD, from the coding sequence ATGAAAGAGAACAAAAAAGTCCAGGGCAAGTTCAATCAACTGCGCAGACAAGCTGAAGAATTAATCAGAGGCAAGGCGTTTACCTCTCCGGTGGTTGATGAAGATCCCATAAAACTCATCCACGAACTCCAAACCTATCAGATCGAACTGGAACTGCAGAATGAAGAACTGAAACGTTCCCAGCAGGACCTGATGGAGACCCAGGTGAAATATACACGGCTTTATGATTTTTCACCTGTGGGGTATCTGTCCCTGAGTTTAAAGGGCGTGGTTTTAAATGCAAATTTAACGGTTGCCGAGATGCTGTCGACAGAAAGAAGTCTCCTGCTGGAAAGGCCGCTGTCAGACCATATTGTTTTTGAGGATCAGGATATCTTTTACCGGCACTTAAACGAACTGGCAGGGTCCAGAAAAAGACACCTCTGCGAGCTGCACATGAAAAATACAGAGGGCAGTATATTTGATGTACAGTTGGAAAGCACGCTTATTAAGGATGAAGAAAAGGGATCGATTCAGGTCCGGACCGTGGCCACAGATATTTGCGAGCGCAGGCAGGCAGAAGAGAAACTCCGGCAGTTTAAAAGCATCGTGTATAGTTCCTTTGACCTGATGGCCCTGATTGACACCCAGTTCAGATATCTTGCCGTTAATGAAACCTATTTGAATTTTCATGATAAAACCAGAGGTGAGGTCATCGGGCATTCGATATCTGACATTTTCAACGAAGCGTTTTTCATTGAAACGATCAAACCCAATGCCGAAAAATGTATGAACGGACACAATGTCCGCTACAGCGAATGGTTTGAATCCCCCGCCATGGGACGCCGGTACCTCGATGTTGAGTACTCACCGTACACAGGGAAAGACAAAAAGATCAAGGGGTTTGTTGTCAACGCACGTGACAGCACCGATCTCAAACAGGGCCGCAGCTTATTGGAAAGGAACAAGCTTCAATTGGAGACCGTCCTTAACAATATTGGATTGTCCATCTACATTACGGATATAGATTCAAATGAGATCCTTTTTATGAACAAATACCTGAAACAGCATTATCCGAAAGACCTGACCGGCGAGATCTGCTGGAAATCGTTTCATGAAAATCAGAACGGCCCCTGCGACTACTGCAAAAAGGAAAAATTGACAGACTCAGTTGGGAAGCCTCTGGCACCCTTTATATCGGAGGTTTACAACAAAGAACAAAACACATGGCAGGAAAAGAATGATTCGGCTATCCCATGGACAGACGGCACGATTGTGCATCTCTGTATTGCAACGGACATTACGGAGCGAAAGCGGTTCGAAGAAAAACAAAAACAGATAGAAAAAAATCTTGAAAAAAAAGTGAAGGTAAGGACTGCGGAACTGGAAGATATGAATGCAGCCCTGAAGGTTCTGTTGCAAAAAAGACAGGACGATAAAGGGGAGATGGAAGACAGGATTTTTACCAATAATAGGTTATTAATTTCCCCTCTTCTTGATAACCTGAAAAAAAGTCTTTCGCGGGAACACGACAGGGAAATGATAGATATCCTGGAAGCAGAGTTGAAAAACCTGATATCGCCATTTTCAAAAAAATTGTCTGACCAGATGATAAATTTGACCCCCACGGAAATTCATGTTGCCAATCTTATTAAAGCCGGAAAAATCAATAAAGAAATAGCATCTTTGTTGAACTCCTCCGTTCATACCATAGCCCGGCACCGGGAGAATATCCGGAAAAAAACAGGCTTGAAGAATAAAAAAACAAATCTTCGGACATTCCTGATGACCCTGGATTAA